Below is a genomic region from Odocoileus virginianus isolate 20LAN1187 ecotype Illinois chromosome 30, Ovbor_1.2, whole genome shotgun sequence.
TGGGCAAAGATAGGATTTGAACACATGACTCACTGACACCAAAAGATAAAGATGCCCTTCCCATCCCAACCTCTCAGGGTCAACTTACCAATCTGGGGCCGCTTCCTGGGCTGGATTCTTCTGGTTGGTCCTGGTTGTAGCTGTCTGGGCATCTGTTAGTGCCCTGATCCTGGGCAGCAGGCACTGGGCCCATTTTCAAATGTTTAGCACACTTGGCATTTCTCTGCCTCGTGGATGGGCTTGAGCTAGACTTGCTGGCTCCAGGCTCCAGGAAGCTGGAGGGGGTGTTAGCAAATCCCTGCCCTGGCCTCCCCCCAGACACTGGTAGAGCCCCGACCTCCAGCTCCTCCTGGTTGTGTGAAGTGCCATGGCCATCACCATCGCCAGGCCTCACCATGTGCTCGGCTTCCTGCTGTGCTGTAGAAGCCTTTCCAGACCCCCCCGGGCACAGCTCAGGGCTCTGGAGCGGATCCTGGGCAGCTAGCTGAAGTAACGGTCCTCCAAGGGGCAGGGGggagttcacagggtcacagggGCTACCTGGAGGGGTCCCACTCCCTACAGTGGGCAAATATTCAAACTTCTGAATCCCTGAGTCACAGTCCACCCAACTTCCAGCTGGGTGTTCAGGCCCAGACCCAGTGTCCTTGCAAGAGAGAGGACTGCACGGACCTCCCAATGACACTACGTCAGCACCTGGCGGGGGGTCTCCCACAGCCTGGGACTTGTCCCCACTAGGGCTCTGACCAAGCCCCAAGAAGCCACCCTCCTGACCCTCTGAGGTGGTCTCAGacttcctgcttttctttcttgacCCCACATACCCACTACAAAGATTCCCGGGACATCTTCCAGCTAAGATGTCATGCAGAATAATCTGGACCCTCTTGAGGGCCTGAGCCCTCCCCTGGGCAGGCGCTGTGGGCAGCTGAGGGTTGAGCCTGGGGCTGGGCACTGAATCCTGGTTCTGTCCCACAGCTTGCAGCCCCAGGACCACTGGATGGGCCGTGGCCTCTAGGCTAGCCCCAGGAGCACCCACTGCCTGGGAGCTGGCACCTTGACAAGACTCTTCCCTGAGGACCCGCTTCCTGCTGCCAGCACAAACCGGGTCCCCCGAGTTCTCTCCTGACAGGTTTGGTGCCAGGCCTGACATGGAGCTGGTTTCTTCCACACCCTCCTGGAAAAGTCCAAGGCTGTTGAGGGGACTGAGAACAGGGTCCTCTGTGCTGCGGCCCGCTGGAGCCGCCTCCTGAGACACGTCTGTTCTCCTCCAAGGGCCCAATGCAGAAGGCAGGCCCTGTGAGGAGATAAGGGGGAGGGGGGGTCTGACCTGCCAGCCCACTCAGGACACCAGGTCAGTGGGAACCTCGGAGGCAGCCTCCCTTATAGGTGGCACCTCCAGGGCACCCAGGAACCACAGACATAAGCACCCCAGCGGGACACAGCGCCCCAGGTGAAGGAGGGGAGGGTCTCCAAACAGGGCTGAGCTACAGCCACCTTTTATAAGGTCTTCCCCTCTTCTGAGAGGTCACACATTTGCTTGTATGAGCTTTAAAAACAATGATTATTTATGAATTATGTACTtgtgtattatttcatttcatgctGGCAGCCACAGGCGAGGAAACTGAGATTCCGTGACTCGCCCAAGGCCACGCGCAGATAAAAAATGGAAGACCCGGGATTTGGTCCCCGACAAAAAGCCCAGCTTTAAGTCACTCAGGTTAATTGCCCATCCATCACCCTCACATCGGGCCGCGCCGGACAGACGCTCCCAATCACGTTCCCAGCCTGACCAGGCAGTCTCCCACCGTTCAGTGAACCCAGAACCCACCGACCCACTCGCTCCCACCTGGGGTCTGGGGTCTCTGGGCTCCCTTTCTTGGGGTTCGACACCCAGGTGTTAACGGGCTGAGAtcacgtgatgcgaagagcccCCGAGGGATGGGGGCGGAGTCTGTTGATACGCAAAGGGCGGGACCTCGGGCGTGCTGACGTTGCTGTTCCGGCAGAGGGCGCCCTCTTCCACCCAAGGGCTTCCGGGAGGAAGTGCCTGGCAAGGAAGGGCCTTGAATGCCTGCTTCAGAGTTTTCATCTTGATTCTACGGTAATGGGGCGTTACTGAAAGTACCTGAACCTCTAGAGAAATATCAGAATCAGATCTAAATTTTTtcctcaattatttattttaattactgttgTCTCAAATATAATTCATGTAGATGAACACGCAACACCCAAACCCAACAGAAAGGTTAGAAATTAAAACCTAAAAATGTCCTCTCACTTGCCCAGCTCTTGGGaacaactttctttctttttttattcatgtGACTATGAATAATATGCTCATACTTCTGTTCCTTGGTTTATTaatgtctttgttgttcagtcgctcgatTATGTTCctttctttgccaccccatgtactgcagctcaccaggctagCAGTGTCTATTGACTAACTACTGTGTGATTTCATTACTAATCCTTCCCCCTTGCTCCTcccattttttgtcttttatatttatatatttttttgtttttctactagTTGCTATTATAGTCATCTCTTTGATTGGTAAATTTGGTTCTCCAACTCTCAGGCACACCAGAATTCTGtaatgctcaagtcccttataccAAATGGCATAGCCATTGTATGTAACCTATGTACATCCTCCCAAATACTTTGTCATCTCTATACTGTTTATAATTCCTTGTACAGTGTAAATGTTGTATGAATATCTTACATGTGCTTAGGAAATCCAAATTTTGCTTTTGGAatctttcttgaaattttttaaaaaatattttccatctgggacttccctggtggtccagtggctaagattccacactgccaatgcagggggcctgggtttgatccctagtcaggaaactagatcccacatgcggtaactaagagttcacaggctgcaactaaagatcttgcatgccacaactaagacttggtgcagccaaataaatttacgtatcttttttaaaagaaatgttgctgactttttaaaataagtaatttattcctggctgctctgagtcttgattgctgtgcacaggctttctctagttgttgtgtgttacttgctcagtaatgtccagctctttgcaaaaccattgactgtagcctgccaggctccactgtccatgggattttccagacaagaacactggagtgggttaccattcccttctccaggggatcttccccacgcagggatagaacctgtgtctcctgcattggcaggtggattctttaccactgagccaccagggaagccccatttataaCATTATGACTATGTAAATACTTTCACTGCAGAACTAGAGATTTGACTGAGGGGGAGATGAAATTCCCCAGCATGAAACTTGTGCCATGTGAGTCCTAGAGAAGCTTCCAGTCAATGGGATTACCACATTCAGTTagaattaatacatttaaatattggGTTGACCGAGAAGTTCATACAGGTTTCCGTATGATGTTATgaaaaaacccgaatgaactttttagccaatcCAATAAAGATGTTGGATGTTAAAGACGTGATGTTGAATttagaaagcaagaaaatgttAATGAGGGAAACTGAGTGCTGGGTATATGGAAACTCTCTGTaccaatcttcatttttttccctccaaatctaaaactcttctagaaaataaaatttacttcaagaaaaaaaaaaaagctgtagtgTGATCCGTATTGAAAACTCTCATTATATGGCTGTCAGGGTCACAGATAAGGTAAAGAGGTGAGATTGGATGTTACCAATGACCACAATTACTGCtctaaagaaaaatttttgaagatgACTTCCCACCGTGGAATGTCCTAGTCATGATGGCAGAGACATGGACCAGGGCCATTAAGACCAAGTAGACTATTTTTCTGGCCCATTGAGACAATGAAAGTCTCCCACAATTGGACAAGGAAAGGAGAAGCATAGAAGAGGATAAAAGGACAATGGTGACTGGTACAAATAGTGCTACTGCAAGCCAAGGTTTCCATATGTTGTtacggaaaaacctgaatgaactttttagccTATCCAATATCTCAAAGACATGATGttgaatttaaaaagcaaaaacatgttAATGAGGGAAACTGAGTGCTGGGTATGTGGTCTAAATCCTTTACCTATATTAATCCTATGTTTACCTCTTTTCATTTACCTTTAGTAAATTGGTTTAGAAACCCAGCAGGTCTCACTGTCTCCTGATATTCTAAATGTCTTATTATCATACAAAATAATCGAGGTAAAGTTTTGCGAGGTTTTGGCCCAATGCCCTTTACTGAATTGGTTGCTGATTTCTCCACTGATTATGACAATGTTTCTGATGTATACCTTGTTCCCAGTAAagcttgggtttatttctggactctttgTTCTGTTCTAGTGATCAAGTTGTCTATTCCTaacattccattattttaattctaCAGTCTTGTGATAGCATCTTGATACCTTGGGAGCAAGTCCTGTCCCCAACTTGACTACTATTTTTCATAATTGTCTTAGCTGTCTACATACCTTTATTCTTCCATATGAATGGTAGAATCATTTTTTCAAGTTCCCTGAAGAATTCTGTTgggatttataataaaatttcattgaaTGTACAGATTGGAGGTATAACTGAGTATATTTAATACTGAGTCTTCTAACCtataaatttgatttatttctctCTATACTTTCAGGTTTTCAATtcacttttgtgatttttctccaCCAAAATATTgtgcatttttattaaattattgtgTCCTCTGTaatctttgttgcttttttttcttcttacttttccATATTACCAATGAAAAGGAAGGCAATTGTATTTTGTGAACTGTGTATCCACAAATTTTGCTGAACTCTCTCGTTAACTGTAATAATTTTTCTATCGGTTTCTTGTAATTATATTTAACTGTATGATCATTAGATctaaaaataatgacaatttcaTCTTGATTGCATTATAGTTCCCTTTTTTACTTGATATCTTTTAGTTAGACTGCATTTTCATTATatgtcatatttctttttctaatcttcTTGCGTTGTGTAGAACTTCTAGTGCCATTTTGAATAGAtgtatgggatttttttttttttttacttaaatggTAAATTTCTAAAGTTTCACAATTTTTGCTGTAGACTTTTGGTAGGTAATATATACTACATTAAGGAAATTCCCTTCTGTTATTATTACTAAATACTTTTTTCACTAATGAGGcaaattttattatatgtttgcTCCACATCTGTTGATACCTTTCTACCTAAAACAATGCAATAAAATGCATTGATAGAATTTTCTAATGTTGCtaagtatgattttttaaaaaaacaaacaccacaaCATTTGATTTAATACAGTTTAGtagggtttttgcatctatgtttataagAAAGATAggttaaagatttattttcttattctgccTTCTCTAGTTTTAGTGTCAAGTTTGTACTAGTCTTATAATATGAATCAGgtagatttcctttttttatatagCATCTGTAACATTGTGTGTGATTTTCTACTCCTTATAATATTTGGTGAAATTCACTGGAAAATTATATGGTGCCACTGGCCAATGAGACATTTTACTACTAGCTTGATTTATTAAATGACTATTGATCtattcagttctttttctttttgaaccaATTTTAGTAGTTTATGTTTTATGTCTATCTTATAtaggttttcaaatttatttgtttatttttacatgtgCTCCCtatccagaacccccctcccacctccctccccatcccaccccccagggtcatcccagtgcaccagcccagagcatcCTGTCtgatgcatccaacctggaccaGTGATtcgcttcacatatgataacatacacgtttcaacgctaccctctcaaatcatcccagccTTGCCTTCTCCCgaagagtccaaaagactgttctttacatctgtgtctcttttgctgtctcacatatagggtcattgttcccatctttctaaatcccatatatatgcgttaatatactgtaatggtgtttttctttctgacttgcttcactgtgtataatcggcttcagtttcatccacctcattagaactgattcaaatgcattctttttaatgactgactaatatttcattgtgtatatgtaccacaactttcttatccattcgtctggtctgccgatggacatctaggttgcttccatgtcctggctattgtaaacagtgctgtgatgaacattggagtacacgtgtctctttcaattctggtttccttggtatgtatgcccagcagtgggattgctagggtgtatggcagttctatttccagcttcttaaggaatctccacgctgttctccatagtggctgtactagtttgcattcccaccaacagtgtaagagtgttcccttttctccacaccctctccagtatttattgtttgtagactttttgatagcagcctaGGTTTTCAAAGTGGTTCATAGTATGGCACATGTAGGttggtcaaaaaaagaaaaaaaaatatatatatatatacttccagGCCCTTCTGTAGCAAATGATGCTATCAAAAACTACtccttgaaaaaacaaaagatttgtttttccttaataatggaaaagaaatatatgtccccaaacacatatttattgcaggaaagaaagaagaaggagagagagaaagtgaatgaGAGGCAGGGTACTAAGAATTAGAAAGTGGTCATCAatgcaaatgaacctatctatgaaacagaaacagactcacaggcacagagaacagacttgtggttgccaaaaggAGCGTGGAGGAGGgatgcattgggagcttggattAGCAGACGCAAACTATCATATAGaatgtcctgtgataaactatcatggaaaagaatattaaaaaagaatgaattatgtatatatatgtataactgagtcattttgctatacagcagataTAAACACAACAATGCAaaccaattatacttcaataaaataaaatatttaaaaagtggtcATTAAGAAGTGAAACAATAGCACATATTAGGATGCAGAGTCATTAGGAGGTTTCTCCTAATGGGAGTGCAAGTTGGCACAAACACTGTGCTCCCAACTGTTTGTGccaactttttaaatattcttttccatgatagtttatcacaggacattgagtatagttccctgtgctatacagtagaaccttgctTTTTAGTCATTCCATATaatagtttgcttctttttttgacCAACCTACACGTGGGGTCTTAGTCCCAACTagtgatcgaacccatgccctctgcattgggatcacagagtctctaaccactggatcaccagggaagtccagacctGGAAATATAAAGACTAAATAAGAAAGGGCCCATTgtatcacatatgtggaatctgaagtatgacacaaatgaacttatttatgaaacagactcacacacagagagaaaacaaacttatggttaccgaaggggaagggtgggggggcagataaattaggagtttgggattagcagatgcaagctactatacataaaataaagagaCAACAAGGcactactgtgtagcacagggaaatagATTCAATTTCCTGTAAAATGCCATAATgaaaaagagcaagaaagagCCTATCATGGAGCCCAGGGGTATTGGTGACCCTGGCATGGGAATGACAGAGGGAATGAAGCAGGAGGTTTgctagcagaaggaaggagaggactTCCAGAAAAAGAAGCATTGAGTTTATGGCCAAATGAGAAGGAACCAGGGAAGAGGGGATGATGGAGACACAGGAGCGAGGAGCTAGCTCAGTGTTGAGAGCATGTGGGCATTACAGCTCTCTCCTTTTGTGCAAAGAGCACTCACTTTAGAGCTGGACAGAcataggttcaaatcccagtacTGCCATTTGAAAGGGTGACAACACACTTAGCAGAGTGATGTGAGAACCACCGAGCACCTAGACCAGTAGCTACTCAATGCTTTGTggttctttccctcccttccttctccccacatgTCTGAGGCCCAGACTAGCTTTGGAAGCTGGGAGGTGACCCTTGGCCAAGTGGGCTACAGGGCCAGAAATTTCCTACATCCgagggaggaagagggatggGGAGAGCTAAGGCCTGGAGCCCAGCCTGGGGAGAAGCAAAGGGGCTCCTGAGAGCCAGGGAGAGGCAGTTCGCTGATGGGAGAGACCTCGGTGCTGTGTGTACGGTAGGGAAACTGCCACTGACTGAGGGCTTGGGGGCTGGCCTTCCTGGCTGGGCACCAGCCGAGTGAGTGCATGTGGAACCCCGACACAAAGGGCTTTGTCTTCCTGGCCCAAGAGGTGCCATCTCTGCTCCCAGCCTCCAACCAGCTGGAGTGGCCCAGGCTGGCTTCCTGCCCcgccagcccctcctcctgcaTCTTCATCTCCATGTCCTGAGGTCCATCCACTGAGTCCTCCCAGCCAGAAACCTACAAGTCAGCCCTTCCTCTCATCAGCCATAAGGTCTATGGCTGATCAGCCCCAcctctccctctgcttctcctAGCAGTTCCAGGGCTGGGGACCTTCCTTCCCCAGGCACCAGGCAGCTCTCCCCTGGCAGGATTCCATCCAGTCAATTACTCCTCAGGCTGAGCCTTGACAGTCCTATACCCCTCTGGCCACCACACCAGAGGCCACTACAGGTTCAGTTAGGGGGAAGGCCTCAGTCTTGACTCCCTCCTGCGGCtgctgcgaagtcacttcagtcgtgtccgactctgtgcgaccccatagacggcagcccaccaggctcctccgtccatgggattctccaggcaagagtactggagtgggttgccattgccttctcctgactCCCTGAGATGGGCTGATTTTTGTCAATCAGCTTCTCCAGctgctggggaggggcagagaggacaAAGTTTCTTTTCCATGGATACCTTTGTGCATTTTCTTCAATTCTGGCTTCTCAAGCTGTGGGACCCAGGGAAAGAGGGGAGGCAAACCCGTGATGGGAGAACAGATGTTCCTGGGAATTAAGCTTCCCCAGAGGCACCCCCTGCACGGCCTGTCCCGGGCCGGCTTCCACcagccagcagcagcagaagtcagTGGGGCGGCTGGCTCAGAGGTCACTGTGCTGTCCCCTCCACTGAACCTGGCCTGCATGGGCCTCTGGCTCACCATCGCTCCACCTCCTCCAGCTTCCTCAGTTTGCTGAAGGACGGGTTGTTGACTCAAGAACTGGAAAACCAGAGGCAAACCCTCTGGGCACCAGGCAAGAGACTCTGGAACACAAGGCGTCAGCTCTGTGTCCCGAGGCGCAGACTTGTCTGAGGAAAGGCACCACAGGACTTTGCTGAGGCTGTCAGCTGTTGGGACCCCAGCCCCTGGGACCTCCTCTCTGACTCAAGGGCATGCCCTGGACACTGTGAACTCTGCAATCCCGGTCAAGGTTGCTGGGCACTGCTGGACATCTGACCGAGCCCTCCTGAACCTGCTTATGAACCTGGCTGCCCCTCTAAGTCCCGGGCCAAGGCCGAAGTTTCTGGATTTCCTGTGCCTCTGAGCTCCTAGCAGCAGAGGCAATCCCTGGTCAGACACTCCAAGGCTCCTGATCCCCCCGCCGCAGGGTCGTGGACGGACGCAGCCAACAATAAACCAGGGCCATGGCCGCTGCAGGTGGACATGCTTGTGTTTATGCAAAGCTACTGGCACCTTGCCCAAGGCTGCTGATGCACACACATCGTGTCAACGTGACTGCTTATCACTGTCGACCTTCGTCACCTGGCTAAGGTCACATTTGTCAAGTCTCTCCACTGGCAAGGTTTCTCTGCAcctcccccgccgccccccgTGGTACTCTTAGGAAGGCGGCCACTGTGTGCAACCCACTCGTAAACAGTGGGGAGTTATGCTccgctccttgagggcagaatgTCTACATAAATTGTTTGGAATTCTGCATGGGAGGTTTTTCTCTccttaatcatttatttatatcatttattcaaTCATGTATTTGTAATCAGTAAGAACTCATGggtatttattgtgcactttggGTTGTAATCCAAtgctactttattttcttttgttgctcaAACTGTTCCAGTTTTGGTCACTGAGAGCTCTTTCAGTTGGCTCCCGTGTCCCTTTGACATTTGACACACCCccattattgtgtgtgtgtgtgtgtgtcaagggGCAGGTATGTTTTCTACCTCCTTGGAGACTTTTGATGTCAGTTATCAGATGCAGCTGAGACTCAGAATGATCCCGCCCCCTTTTTTACTTGCCCCAGCCACTTGCTACTGCGCCTCTGACGTGGGAGACCTTGGAGTTGCTGGACAAACTGAACTTGGGACCCTGCCCTTTCCTGCCTCCCCAGTCACTGCCCTGCAGAAACAATGCCCTTTCCCCTGGCTGAGTCTGTCGACCAGTTTCGGCCCCAGAAAAGCTTGGTGACCATAGTGACGTAATtgctttcctcagtgtgtgtgaataaacatattatttaaagaacaaaacaaaataaaaattctgcctCCCTATGATCTTTGCAACCTACCTTATCGTCTTCATTCCTGAACGTCAGATAAATGTTCTTTTGCTGGAAACTGTTTTTATGACCTGTCCTCCCATCTGGTCACGGTAGCCGTCAAGGTCTCTGGAATCAACCAGACTCGGATTTCAATCCAAGTGGCCCTGGGCAGTCACTTGACCTCtcaatgcctcagttttctcatttgtaaaagatAGTAATAGCCTCCAAATAGCTACCACTGAGTGAGCCCCTGATCCATGAATTAGGTGGTAACTTACGAAATACATCTAATGCTCCTAacacacatagtaggtgctcaataaatggaagCTATTACCGCTGTTCCTAGTGGGAATCTTCCTTTGTCTTCCTCTCCCCAGTCTCTCCCTCAAATCCATCATCTACTCTAAAGCTCAGACATGGCAATATCACTCTTCCACTCACAATCTTTCCAGAAACCAGAATTCAGAACCACTACCCACCCGGGGATTGACAATCTTACAGAATCTTGTGCTGCTCAAGGCCCTGGCCTCATCTTCCTTGTCAAGCTGAATCCCACCAGACTCTTAGCTGTCCCTCAAACAGGCCTTGCACTTCAAACGTCTTTGCCTTTGCCTGTGCTGTTCCCCTGCCCATAATGCTCTTCCAGGCTATCTTATCTGAGACTGCCAGGTTGGAAAGTGTGTGGGCTTAGAGTCCCACAGAACTGCGTGTGATCTTCATTTGGACCCTGGCTCTGCAGCTTATCAGCCGTGTAGCCTCAAGCAAATTCTCTAATCTCCttgagcctcattttccttattcataaaataatgataataatacagTCATTTCATAGGAATGTTGTAAAGATTTCAGTAGATAATCCACATGAAGCATTTCGCATAATGGCCAGCACACagaaaatgcttaataaatggtCCCTGTCTCTCTTCTAACTAATATCAGGCAGCCAGGAGTTGCCTGCTCTGCCGTTCTCTGTTTATTGATGGATTCAaggctaaaaatagaactgcagCCTTGGGGAGTAGGTCCTTCCAGAGCTGGGAATTGATGCCCTTGGTACCGTGGATGGAGAAGGAGCCTGCCTTTCCCTCTGGGGGCTgctcagagaaacacaaatagtGCCTCTGGCCTCTCTCCATTATTTCCAGGGCAGGCCTGTGGAGGCTGGACCAGCCCAGGTTGACAAGCTCTTCTAGCAGAGGGCCTTGTGGTCCCACAAGCTGGCTTCTAATTCCAGCCTT
It encodes:
- the LOC139032158 gene encoding SPOC domain-containing protein 1-like yields the protein MKTLKQAFKALPCQALPPGSPWVEEGALCRNSNVSTPEVPPFAYQQTPPPSLGGSSHHVRPPLPLISSQGLPSALGPWRRTDVSQEAAPAGRSTEDPVLSPLNSLGLFQEGVEETSSMSGLAPNLSGENSGDPVCAGSRKRVLREESCQGASSQAVGAPGASLEATAHPVVLGLQAVGQNQDSVPSPRLNPQLPTAPAQGRAQALKRVQIILHDILAGRCPGNLCSGYVGSRKKSRKSETTSEGQEGGFLGLGQSPSGDKSQAVGDPPPGADVVSLGGPCSPLSCKDTGSGPEHPAGSWVDCDSGIQKFEYLPTVGSGTPPGSPCDPVNSPLPLGGPLLQLAAQDPLQSPELCPGGSGKASTAQQEAEHMVRPGDGDGHGTSHNQEELEVGALPVSGGRPGQGFANTPSSFLEPGASKSSSSPSTRQRNAKCAKHLKMGPVPAAQDQGTNRCPDSYNQDQPEESSPGSGPRLEAMRMAHGVKLVCYVGSEPVIYLLGAVSYGQAVGQLPPKLEVLEDMMEAYSASSAQRPRRKKRRMARGRVRCQVGVRVQEARAECLGCDPVEAEEEEPGEQAGGEDLAPQP